A single Schistocerca piceifrons isolate TAMUIC-IGC-003096 chromosome 6, iqSchPice1.1, whole genome shotgun sequence DNA region contains:
- the LOC124802967 gene encoding U6 snRNA-associated Sm-like protein LSm7 — translation MTSVQVQGDQKEKKRKESILDLSKYLEKNIRVKFAGGREAAGVLKGYDPLLNLVLDNTSEILRDPDDPYKLTEDTRMLGLVVCRGTSVVLICPVDGMESIPNPFVQQEA, via the exons GTTCAGGTCCAAGGGgatcagaaagaaaagaaaaggaaagaaagtatTCTTGATCTCTCAAAATATCTGGAAAAAAACATCAGAGTGAAATTTGCTGGTGGCAGGGAGGCAGCTGGTGTGCTCAAGGGTTATGACCCTCTCCTTAATCTTGTGTTGGACAATACTTCAGAGATTCTTAGAG ATCCAGATGACCCATACAAATTGACGGAGGACACAAGAATGTTGGGCCTCGTTGTGTGTAGAGGAACTTCAGTAGTGCTTATCTGCCCCGTGGATGGAATGGAAAGCATACCAAATCCATTTGTTCAACAAGAAGCATGA